A single genomic interval of Amycolatopsis albispora harbors:
- a CDS encoding DUF7507 domain-containing protein, protein MPTVSRFGRIALAPAFAVASLVVFTTPAAAAVVKPFALNFNEAVYGDFLYAGNGSLRCPVPADGAPTTGSGNTPAACASSANRTTTQVNDNFFMQWADVDADAGTFDSSRASVTIPPGAAVKFARLNWAGNTGVYNTSAGNPSPVKMCQVRNGNQPAVLPPGSPAGQAVRLSVGGAPSVDVSPASYTEDPSASHTGGQYYSAYADVTAAFAGAPTGSPLDLTVGNVWAPKGFGCMGGWSIAVVYAYPERNPAYAPAKREVFVYDGHVRQNSSDPTTSVNITGFRATSPESRVGVTAYEGDWGLPRDTFAINDQPQFEPDTGDASNFFISNGQGATEPAVGNNFSVDAKSFTTTDIPAGATSAKMSFGTGGDAYLAQNLAFSTPVPELQITKTAEPAAVHAGDQVTFTITVTNPSGAPASSVRVADPLFPSCARTIGALGGGQSTSYTCTGTAGDADFTNTATVTGTSALDDPLEGTATADVDVLNPAVELTKTTDKAVYQPGERVVFTIRVTNTGDAPLSSLMVTDPKTADCARTLPGPLAPGASAEFTCAGTAPVPENVNTAMVTASDQLGKQVTDSADAPVPIAAPAIEVRKSAEPPVVHAGAPVTWTISVTNTGGSTLDPVVIGDDTTPACARTFGALAPGAEQTWTCSGNPATTTTNTVTATGTDAVGQRATDSASATVTVIEPGVRIEKAAAPTSVREGDEVTFTITVTNTGDVPLTSVAVADGMAPSCARSIGALAVGGVETYQCVMAAPADDFTNTATVSGTDPIGGAVSDSADAAVDVIHPAVSITKVATPTAVRAGDQVTFSITVTNTGDVPLTGVSVVDDQTPSCARTLGELAANGSTSYTCSVTAGAAGFTNTATVTGTDPTDRPVADADDATFVVQQPGISITKTTEGGPFRAGDPVSFTITVTNTGDVALTNVEVTDPIAAGCAREIGYLGISGATSFTCTMTAPDDDVTNVATVTGTPPTGPDVSTQDDALVDVVHPAVTITKDVSPAAVREGDRVTFTLTVTNTGDVPLTGVQVADPLAAECARTIGSLAPSATTTFTCQVTAGQEGFTNTASVTGTDPTDRPVTDTDDATFVVQHPGISIEKTADEGPFHAGDQVTFTIKVTNTGDVPLTGVEVTDPIAARCARTIGDLEPGGSSTYTCTMTAPDDDVTNVATVTGTPPTGPDVSTQDDAVVDVVHPGVQIDKSAEPGQVRPGDEVTYTITVTNTGDVPLTAVTVTDDKAPGCGFTLAQLGAGATETRTCTVVVSEDVTNTASVTGTDPTGRQVTGTDEAEVDVIGPGITVTKTGPAKPVLPGQKVTFTVVVENTGDVPLTDVRLTDEVAPGCAVAIGSLAVGERAEPVTCEVTMAERDIENTVIATGTDPTGKPVDSSDDAVAKVAKPGLDVTKTVSAERVAPGATVTFTLTATNTGNVALAPVVVTDRTLPDCARTFERLDPGASREWTCTTTAPSSGDLVNVATGTGTPDTEQPGKPVTDTGTAKVTVDGDTDSGGGDHDTGTTTPVPPGPKPPLAKTGAQVWTPLFIGIGLLLAGAGLLIAGRRTDRG, encoded by the coding sequence GTGCCCACAGTGAGCCGGTTCGGCCGGATAGCGCTCGCGCCCGCCTTCGCCGTCGCGAGCCTCGTCGTGTTCACCACCCCGGCCGCCGCCGCGGTGGTGAAGCCGTTCGCGTTGAACTTCAACGAGGCCGTCTACGGCGACTTCCTCTACGCGGGGAACGGGTCGCTGCGCTGCCCGGTCCCGGCGGACGGGGCGCCGACCACCGGCTCCGGCAACACCCCGGCGGCCTGCGCGAGCAGCGCGAACCGCACGACCACGCAGGTCAACGACAACTTCTTCATGCAGTGGGCCGACGTGGACGCGGACGCGGGCACCTTCGACTCCAGCCGGGCGTCGGTGACCATTCCGCCGGGTGCCGCGGTGAAGTTCGCCCGGCTGAACTGGGCGGGCAACACCGGCGTCTACAACACCTCGGCCGGCAACCCGTCGCCGGTGAAGATGTGCCAGGTCCGCAACGGCAACCAGCCCGCGGTGCTGCCGCCGGGCAGCCCGGCCGGGCAGGCGGTCCGGCTGTCCGTGGGCGGCGCGCCGTCCGTCGACGTGAGCCCGGCGTCCTACACCGAGGACCCGTCGGCCTCCCACACCGGCGGTCAGTACTACTCCGCCTACGCCGACGTGACCGCTGCCTTCGCCGGGGCGCCGACCGGATCGCCGCTCGACCTGACCGTCGGCAACGTGTGGGCGCCGAAGGGCTTCGGCTGCATGGGCGGCTGGTCGATCGCGGTGGTCTACGCCTATCCCGAGCGCAATCCCGCGTATGCCCCGGCCAAGCGCGAGGTGTTCGTTTACGACGGGCACGTGCGGCAGAACAGCTCGGACCCGACCACCAGCGTGAACATCACCGGGTTCCGCGCCACCTCCCCGGAGTCCAGGGTCGGGGTGACCGCCTACGAGGGCGACTGGGGCCTGCCGCGCGACACCTTCGCGATCAACGACCAGCCGCAGTTCGAACCGGACACCGGCGACGCGTCGAACTTCTTCATCTCCAACGGCCAGGGCGCCACCGAGCCCGCGGTGGGCAACAACTTCAGCGTGGACGCGAAGTCGTTCACCACGACCGACATCCCGGCCGGGGCGACCAGCGCGAAGATGAGCTTCGGCACCGGCGGGGACGCCTACCTGGCGCAGAACCTCGCCTTCTCCACGCCGGTGCCCGAGCTGCAAATCACCAAGACCGCCGAGCCGGCCGCCGTGCACGCCGGTGACCAGGTCACCTTCACCATCACGGTGACCAATCCCAGTGGGGCGCCGGCGTCCAGCGTGCGGGTCGCCGATCCGCTGTTCCCGTCCTGCGCGCGGACCATCGGCGCGCTCGGCGGCGGGCAGAGCACCAGCTACACCTGCACCGGGACCGCGGGTGACGCCGATTTCACCAACACCGCGACGGTGACCGGCACGAGCGCGCTCGACGATCCGCTCGAAGGCACCGCGACCGCGGACGTGGACGTGCTGAACCCGGCCGTCGAACTGACCAAGACCACGGACAAGGCCGTCTACCAGCCGGGCGAGCGGGTGGTGTTCACCATCCGGGTGACCAACACCGGGGACGCGCCGCTGTCGTCGCTGATGGTGACCGATCCGAAGACCGCGGACTGCGCGCGCACGCTGCCCGGCCCGCTCGCTCCGGGCGCCTCGGCCGAGTTCACCTGCGCCGGGACCGCGCCGGTGCCGGAGAACGTCAACACCGCGATGGTCACCGCCAGTGACCAGCTCGGGAAGCAGGTCACCGACTCCGCCGACGCGCCGGTGCCGATCGCGGCGCCCGCCATCGAGGTGCGGAAGTCGGCCGAGCCGCCGGTTGTCCACGCCGGTGCGCCGGTGACCTGGACGATCAGCGTGACCAACACCGGCGGCAGCACGCTGGACCCGGTGGTGATCGGCGACGACACCACGCCCGCCTGCGCCAGGACGTTCGGCGCGCTGGCCCCGGGTGCCGAGCAGACCTGGACGTGCTCCGGGAATCCCGCGACGACCACCACGAACACGGTGACCGCGACCGGCACCGACGCGGTGGGGCAGCGGGCCACGGACTCCGCGAGCGCCACGGTCACGGTGATCGAGCCGGGCGTCCGGATCGAGAAGGCGGCGGCGCCGACTTCGGTCCGCGAGGGCGACGAGGTCACCTTCACCATCACCGTGACGAACACCGGTGACGTGCCGCTGACTTCGGTCGCGGTCGCCGATGGGATGGCGCCTTCGTGTGCTCGTTCGATCGGTGCCCTGGCGGTGGGCGGGGTGGAGACCTACCAGTGCGTGATGGCGGCACCGGCGGACGATTTCACCAACACCGCAACGGTTTCCGGCACCGATCCGATCGGCGGCGCGGTCTCGGACTCGGCTGACGCGGCGGTGGACGTGATCCACCCGGCGGTGTCGATCACCAAGGTCGCGACGCCGACGGCGGTTCGTGCAGGCGACCAGGTCACCTTTTCCATCACGGTGACCAACACCGGGGACGTGCCGTTGACCGGAGTGTCCGTTGTGGACGATCAGACGCCGTCCTGCGCGCGCACGCTCGGGGAACTGGCGGCGAACGGCTCGACTTCCTACACCTGCTCGGTGACGGCCGGGGCGGCCGGGTTCACGAACACGGCGACGGTGACCGGCACCGATCCGACGGACCGCCCGGTGGCCGATGCCGACGACGCCACCTTTGTGGTGCAGCAGCCGGGGATTTCGATCACCAAGACCACCGAGGGTGGCCCGTTCCGCGCCGGTGACCCGGTGTCGTTCACCATCACGGTGACCAACACCGGTGACGTCGCGCTGACGAACGTCGAGGTCACCGACCCGATCGCGGCCGGCTGCGCCCGCGAAATCGGGTACCTCGGCATCTCCGGCGCGACGAGCTTCACCTGCACGATGACCGCGCCGGACGACGACGTCACCAACGTCGCCACCGTGACGGGCACCCCGCCGACCGGCCCTGATGTGTCCACTCAGGACGATGCGCTGGTCGACGTGGTCCATCCGGCGGTGACGATCACGAAGGACGTGTCACCGGCGGCGGTGCGCGAGGGCGATCGGGTCACCTTCACCCTCACCGTGACGAACACGGGTGACGTGCCGCTGACCGGCGTCCAGGTCGCCGACCCGCTGGCGGCGGAGTGCGCGCGCACGATCGGCTCGCTGGCCCCATCGGCCACGACCACGTTCACCTGCCAGGTCACCGCGGGGCAGGAGGGCTTCACGAACACGGCGTCGGTCACCGGCACCGATCCGACCGATCGCCCGGTGACCGACACCGACGACGCCACCTTTGTGGTGCAGCATCCGGGGATCAGCATCGAGAAGACCGCCGACGAGGGCCCGTTCCACGCGGGTGACCAGGTGACCTTCACGATCAAGGTGACGAACACCGGTGACGTGCCGCTGACCGGCGTCGAGGTCACGGATCCGATCGCGGCGCGGTGCGCCCGCACGATCGGCGACCTCGAACCGGGCGGCAGCAGCACGTACACCTGCACGATGACCGCGCCGGACGACGACGTCACCAACGTCGCCACCGTGACGGGCACCCCGCCGACGGGCCCTGATGTGTCCACTCAGGACGATGCCGTCGTCGACGTGGTCCACCCGGGCGTGCAAATCGACAAGTCGGCCGAGCCCGGTCAGGTGCGTCCCGGCGACGAGGTCACCTACACCATCACCGTGACCAACACCGGCGACGTGCCGCTCACCGCGGTCACCGTCACCGACGACAAGGCGCCTGGCTGCGGCTTCACCCTCGCCCAGCTCGGCGCGGGCGCCACCGAGACGCGGACCTGCACGGTCGTGGTCAGCGAGGACGTGACCAACACGGCGTCGGTCACCGGCACCGACCCGACCGGCCGCCAGGTCACCGGCACCGACGAGGCCGAGGTCGACGTGATCGGCCCCGGCATCACCGTCACCAAAACCGGCCCGGCCAAGCCGGTGCTCCCCGGGCAGAAGGTCACCTTCACCGTGGTCGTCGAGAACACCGGGGACGTGCCGCTGACCGACGTCCGGCTGACCGACGAGGTGGCGCCCGGCTGCGCGGTGGCGATCGGCTCGCTCGCGGTCGGCGAACGGGCCGAGCCGGTCACCTGCGAGGTGACCATGGCCGAGCGGGACATCGAGAACACCGTCATCGCGACCGGGACCGACCCGACCGGCAAGCCCGTGGACAGCTCCGACGACGCGGTCGCGAAGGTCGCGAAGCCGGGGCTCGACGTCACGAAGACGGTGTCGGCCGAGCGGGTGGCGCCGGGGGCGACGGTGACCTTCACGCTCACCGCGACGAACACCGGCAACGTCGCGCTGGCGCCGGTGGTGGTCACCGACCGCACGCTGCCGGACTGCGCCCGCACCTTCGAGCGGCTGGATCCGGGCGCGAGCCGCGAGTGGACCTGCACCACCACCGCCCCGTCGTCGGGTGACCTGGTGAACGTCGCGACCGGCACGGGCACGCCCGACACCGAGCAGCCCGGCAAGCCGGTCACGGACACCGGCACCGCGAAGGTCACCGTGGACGGCGACACCGACAGCGGCGGCGGGGACCATGACACCGGCACCACAACGCCGGTCCCGCCAGGGCCGAAGCCGCCGCTGGCGAAGACGGGTGCCCAGGTGTGGACGCCGCTGTTCATCGGGATCGGGCTGCTGCTGGCGGGTGCCGGACTGCTGATCGCGGGGAGGCGCACGGACCGGGGCTAG
- a CDS encoding acyltransferase, giving the protein MFFDDERSNRLRPQILTELVGEYMNDAERAKLFGLPETTRIRQRAKIVSPENLKIGEHCWIGEGAVLDASGGLEIGEHTSIGLNTLIFTHSSWLANMTLQNHSGSDLIERKPVKIGKGCFIGGLVVIMAGVTIGDFATVQPNSVVAKDVPPRSLVAGNPARVFQRYDDEYIENEVKRVREDNERRRKLAAERGMEVGPWGAPAGDFSEPGDTDPAG; this is encoded by the coding sequence ATGTTCTTCGACGACGAGCGCAGCAACCGGCTCCGCCCGCAGATCCTGACCGAGCTGGTCGGGGAGTACATGAACGACGCCGAGCGGGCGAAGCTGTTCGGCCTGCCGGAGACCACCCGGATCCGGCAGCGGGCGAAGATCGTCAGCCCGGAGAACCTGAAGATCGGCGAGCACTGCTGGATCGGCGAGGGCGCGGTGCTCGACGCCAGCGGCGGGCTGGAGATCGGCGAGCACACCAGCATCGGGCTGAACACGCTGATCTTCACCCATTCCAGCTGGCTGGCGAACATGACGCTGCAGAACCACTCGGGCAGCGACCTGATCGAGCGCAAGCCGGTCAAGATCGGCAAGGGCTGCTTCATCGGCGGCCTGGTGGTGATCATGGCCGGGGTGACCATCGGGGACTTCGCCACCGTGCAGCCGAACTCGGTGGTGGCCAAGGACGTGCCGCCGCGCTCGCTGGTGGCGGGCAACCCGGCGCGCGTGTTCCAGCGCTACGACGACGAGTACATCGAGAATGAGGTCAAGCGCGTACGCGAGGACAACGAGCGGCGGCGCAAGCTGGCCGCCGAGCGCGGCATGGAGGTCGGCCCGTGGGGCGCGCCGGCCGGTGACTTCAGCGAGCCGGGGGACACCGACCCGGCCGGGTGA
- a CDS encoding glycosyltransferase family 4 protein: MNIVVVNNFFPPRVGGSAHMSASLAEQYAAGGNNVLAITAAYADAPAEEERDGYRVVRLPAMKMPQLGLSIDFDMTFASVRPGNWRRLFKMLDAFAPDVIHLHGQFFDLSWMVGLYARRRGIPVVVTIHTLLISDKKLYSSVFRMLDAVLVRPILSVIKPRYVILDKLGVDYCVKRYGTSDANSDYFPIAVDTAHFDKPLTKDVREENGIGDAPLIVSLGHVIPLRDRMPLVNAMPAILEKHPDTKVIVVGRVYHDAFIKRAEELGIADRFIVKGAVPKADVPSYFAAADIVTHDLNGGCGTASLEAMLSGTATITSTTLDNYPGIELRNGDNILIVPPDDAEAVGEAVIDLLDHPEKRAELAKRQSAMVRDNFGLDVVTDEHLRTFEKLIAESSGKKKS; this comes from the coding sequence ATGAACATCGTCGTGGTCAACAACTTCTTCCCGCCGCGGGTGGGGGGCAGCGCGCACATGTCGGCGTCGCTGGCCGAGCAGTACGCGGCCGGCGGCAACAACGTGCTCGCCATCACCGCCGCCTACGCCGACGCACCGGCGGAGGAGGAGCGCGACGGCTACCGGGTGGTCCGGCTGCCGGCGATGAAGATGCCGCAGCTGGGCCTGTCGATCGACTTCGACATGACCTTCGCGTCGGTCCGGCCGGGCAACTGGCGCAGGCTGTTCAAGATGCTGGACGCCTTCGCGCCGGACGTGATCCACCTGCACGGGCAGTTCTTCGACCTGTCCTGGATGGTGGGGCTGTACGCGCGCCGCCGCGGCATCCCGGTGGTCGTCACCATCCACACCCTGCTGATCAGCGACAAGAAGCTGTACAGCTCGGTGTTCCGGATGCTCGACGCGGTGCTGGTGCGCCCGATCCTGAGCGTGATCAAGCCGCGGTACGTGATCCTGGACAAGCTGGGCGTGGACTACTGCGTCAAGCGCTACGGCACCAGCGACGCGAACTCGGACTACTTCCCGATCGCGGTGGACACCGCGCACTTCGACAAGCCGCTGACCAAGGACGTGCGCGAGGAGAACGGCATCGGCGACGCGCCGCTGATCGTCTCCCTCGGCCACGTGATCCCGCTGCGCGACCGGATGCCGCTGGTCAACGCGATGCCGGCGATCCTGGAGAAGCACCCGGACACCAAGGTGATCGTGGTCGGCCGGGTCTACCACGACGCGTTCATCAAGCGCGCCGAGGAACTCGGCATCGCGGACAGGTTCATCGTCAAGGGCGCGGTGCCGAAGGCCGACGTGCCGTCGTACTTCGCGGCCGCGGACATCGTCACGCACGACCTCAACGGCGGCTGCGGCACGGCTTCGCTGGAGGCCATGCTGTCCGGCACGGCGACGATCACCTCGACCACGCTGGACAACTACCCCGGCATCGAGCTGCGCAACGGCGACAACATCCTGATCGTGCCGCCGGACGACGCCGAAGCCGTCGGCGAAGCGGTGATCGACCTGCTCGACCACCCGGAGAAGCGCGCCGAGCTGGCCAAGCGGCAGAGCGCGATGGTGCGCGACAACTTCGGCCTCGACGTGGTCACCGACGAGCACCTGCGCACCTTCGAGAAGCTGATCGCCGAGTCGAGCGGGAAGAAGAAGTCCTGA
- a CDS encoding NAD-dependent epimerase/dehydratase family protein, with translation MSEKKTVLFTGAGGFIAGHVIPMLMERGYFVRAFDNMTRGDRPRMEEWAATGNLELVEKDVRYGGAVREAMRGCTHVVHFATVSINKSIADPHESVDINMTGNHNVFAAAADEGVQRLVFASTASVYGDPERLPMHEDDKLRPLTPYCITKRAGEDLLGFYERQKGLSWNALRFFNVYGPGQKSEAYYTSVINHFITRLRNGQPPIIDGKGEQSMDFVHVHDLARAVVAALESEKANLPINIGTGIDTSIATLAKILIDAVGVQVEPQFNERDVLVSRRAADITRAKEVLGWEPTIPVEQGMHDLVKLHMSQAAG, from the coding sequence ATGTCCGAAAAGAAGACGGTCCTGTTCACCGGCGCCGGCGGCTTCATCGCGGGGCACGTGATCCCGATGCTGATGGAGCGCGGCTACTTCGTCCGCGCCTTCGACAACATGACCCGCGGCGACCGCCCGCGGATGGAGGAGTGGGCCGCCACCGGCAACCTCGAGCTGGTCGAGAAGGACGTCCGCTACGGCGGTGCGGTGCGCGAGGCCATGCGCGGCTGCACGCACGTGGTGCACTTCGCCACCGTGTCGATCAACAAGTCGATCGCCGACCCGCACGAGTCGGTCGACATCAACATGACCGGCAACCACAACGTCTTCGCCGCCGCCGCGGACGAGGGCGTGCAGCGCCTGGTGTTCGCCTCCACCGCCTCGGTTTACGGCGACCCGGAGCGGCTGCCGATGCACGAGGACGACAAGCTCCGCCCGCTCACCCCGTACTGCATCACCAAGCGCGCCGGTGAGGACCTGCTCGGCTTCTACGAGCGGCAGAAGGGCCTGTCCTGGAACGCGCTGCGCTTCTTCAACGTGTACGGCCCCGGCCAGAAGAGCGAGGCGTACTACACCTCGGTGATCAACCACTTCATCACCCGCCTGCGCAACGGCCAGCCGCCGATCATCGACGGCAAGGGCGAGCAGTCGATGGACTTCGTGCACGTGCACGACCTGGCCCGGGCCGTGGTCGCCGCGCTCGAGTCGGAGAAGGCGAACCTGCCGATCAACATCGGCACCGGTATCGACACCTCCATCGCCACCCTGGCCAAGATCCTCATCGACGCCGTCGGCGTGCAGGTCGAGCCGCAGTTCAACGAGCGTGACGTGCTGGTCTCGCGCCGGGCCGCGGACATCACCCGGGCCAAGGAGGTCCTCGGCTGGGAGCCGACCATCCCGGTCGAGCAGGGCATGCACGACCTGGTCAAGCTGCACATGAGCCAGGCCGCCGGCTGA